In the Arthrobacter sp. CDRTa11 genome, TGCAGAAAGTGGAGCACGTCGCGTAGACAGCCCATTGAAGTGCATCTCACCCGGGCCTGCGCCGGCGCCAGAACGCGTCGTGTCGGGTGCCGAGACCAAACGCGCAACGCACCAACCAATCAAAGGTGGACGCAGGTAAAATGGTCCTGACAGCTGAAGTCTTTTCCGGCCGGTCTTATGAGCCACCGCAACGTCGTGGCAATTCTCAAGGCCACCGTAAAGATCAGGTGGTCCAGGAGGATGGCATGCCTCAGTCAGATAACGAGAACAGCGGCCGTCTGCGACTCTATAAAGTGCCGGAGGGGCTCAATCCTGAACAAAGGTTCGAGCATTGGCGAGTGTGGTACGGCAGTGCCGTCGAAACCCCAATGCGGTTGGAAAAGTCGACATCTAAGACTCCGGTGTCCTTCAATCCCACAGCTGTTAATCTTGCCGGGCCGGGCTTCAGCCTCATAGAAATGCACAACGCCCCCGCATTGGGCTCGTGGGCGCCGAATCCCGACGCCACTGATGTGCGCCTGGCCTACTTCCGTAAAGCGCCGGGACTGACACTCGCTCTCAACGGCGTGCCTGAGCCAATATCCCCGGGCTCCGTTAGGTTCATCGATACTTCACGGGGCGGACATTTTGAAGCGCCCGAAGGCTTTCACGCTTTGCAGCTCAACATTGATCGCAGCAGCCTGAATGTGAGCGAGGCCGAACTAGGCTCCCTGCTTCGCCTGCCTGACCTGGCAAAGCACCCAATTGTGGGCACTTTCCTGATCCCTGCGCTGATGAGCTGGAAGCGGCCGGGCATCGATCGCGAAGCACCGGGAACCGCGGACATCCTCCGATCCGTAATGGCAACCCTTGTGGGCTCCCTGCTCGAAACGCCGGTCGACGATGAGGCGCAGAGACCGGCACTCAGCCGGGCTATAAAGAAATACCTTGATGCCAGCTATGACAACCCCGATCTGGACGTGATGATGGTCGCCGAAAGGTTCAACCTCTCCCGTCGCTCTTTGTTCTACTTTTTCGAGAATGAAGAACTCCGCTTGGGGGAGCGCATACGTGCCTTGAGAACGCGGAAAGCGCTCGAACTCCTCCTTCAGGCCGAGGCCAAAAGGACCACCTACTCAGAAATTGCGGCAACGTGCGGATTCACCAATGTGCAAAGCATGCGCCGTGCGGTGAAAGAGTTCACCGGGATGAATGTAAGGGAGATCCATCGATCAGAGACCGTCGTTCATGTCGCGCTACATCAATTGCGGGCGTCGCTGAACCCTGGCGCTTGACCGAGTTGGCGGAGGGAGCTAAAGAACTCCCTGGCCATCGCCTCAAACGAGTCATTCTCCACTCGGACCCGGGTTCGTAGTGTCCGGGTCAGCCGCTCAGCCCGTTAACGGCTTCAGGGGATGGAAAGCATCGTTCAATCGTGCGGCACCCATGGATGGACCCTAAAATGGATGCATGGCTCCCGGCCGCAATCCGCTCGACGACCTGCGTGAAACCATCGGCCATCTGGCCGATCAGCTCAAGCTGCCCGGTTCGGAGCGCGTCGACGACCTGGTCGGCGATCTCATCGGTGCGAAGCCCGGCCCGGCCCGGCCGCTGTCCGAGGTGCAGGCTGAGCTCGACGCGCTGGTCGGACTGGAGACCGTGAAGGAACAGGTGCGGGCTCTCGTTGCACTACTCCAGGTTCAGGCCCGCCGTAAGGCGCACGGCCTGCCGGAGGTGGCCACATCACAGCATCTGGTGTTCCTCGGAAACCCAGGCACGGGCAAGACCACCGTCGCGCGGCTCCTGGCCGAGATGTACCGCGCGGTCGGTCTGCTGCAGAAAGGCCACCTGGTCGAGGTCGACCGTTCGGGCCTGGTGGGGCAGTACGTGGGCGCGACCGCCATCAAGACAGATCGGGTGATCCGGCGTGCGCTGGACGGCGTCCTGTTCATCGACGAGGCCTACGCGCTGGCCCCGGAGGACGGCCGGATGGACTTCGGCCCCGAGGCGATCGAGGTCCTGCTCAAGCGGATGGAGGACCACCGCCACCGCCTGGTGGTGATCGTGGCCGGGTACCCGCGGCTGATGGAGTCCTTCCTGCTCTCGAACCCCGGACTGCGCTCCCGGTTCGCCCGTGAGATCACGTTCCCCGACTACTCCGTCGACGCACTCCAGACGATTTTCCACCAGATGCTGGCCCAGCACGAGTACACACTGGAGCCGGGTGCGGATCAGATGTTGCGCCGCATCTTCACGGGGCTCCACGCGGGCGAGGACTCCGGCAACGCACGGTTCGCCCGCACGCTGTTCGAGCAGGCGCTCAACCGCCAGGCGCTGCGGCTGTCGCTCGACGAGGAACAAAGTCTTGATGCGCTCGATCGTGAGGCCGTCATGACGCTCACCGCGGACGACATCGTCGAGGCCGCGCTGGCTTTGGGCGAGGAGCCGGAGCCGGAACCGACGCCGGAACCGGAGCGGTCACGCTGGTGGCGCTGGCTGGTCTGACCGAATCTGCAGCGGCTGTCAAGCGAATGCCCATCCCCCGAGCGGGAAAAGCTCAACTATTCCACTGTCGTGCAACGGGAGCCGCATGTGGTGGCTATGTCCTGCCAAAGTAGCCGTAAAGAAAACGCGAATCCCTGTAGCCATTCCGGGTCTTTAGCCCGCGGCGTCCAGTGAGTGGCGAAGGCGCTCGCCATACTCCGCGACGCGCGGGCCGGTTAGGATAGCGATCACTGGAATATGCATCGACCAGCTGAACCAAGGCCAGGATCGCAAGGAGGCGCTCATGTCCGGTCTGTCGTTCATCCCCCACCTCATCGCAGGGCAGGAGCGCGCGTCGTACGACGACTCGACCCTCGACAATGTCAACCCTTGGACACGGTCGACGCAGGGAACGCTCGCCTCCGGCGGAGCCCGGGAGGCCGGGGACGCCATCGCCGCGGCAAGGTCGTCGTTCGAGAGCGGCGCCTGGTCCCGGCTTGGAGAGCGTCAGCGCGCCGCGCTCATGTACGCACTCGCCGACCGGATGGAGCTCCACGCCGAGGAGCTCGCGCAGGCCGAGACGGCCGACATAGGGCGTCCCCTGGCCGCCTCGCGAAGCTTCGACGTCCCGAGAGCGGTCGGCATGATCCGCTTCTTCGCCGATCACCACTCGCTCTCTACGAGCGATGTCTATCCGATGAGCGCCGACTTTCATGCCTTCACGGCCTACCGGCCCGCGGGCGTCGTCGTCGCGATTTCACCCTGGAACCATCCGCTCATGCTCGGCGTATGGAAGATCGCGGCCGCGCTGGCCTGGGGAAACTCTGTCGTCTGGAAGCCCGCGGAGGACAGCCCGACGTCCGCCTACCTCGTGGCGAGAATTGCGCTCGAGGCGGGGTGGCCCGCGGGGGTGCTCAACGTCGTCCAGGGCAAGGGGGCGGTGATCGGGGATGCACTCATCCACTCCTCGGAGATCGACCGCATCACCTTCACTGGATCGACCGCCGTCGGCCGCCTCGTCGGCGCGGCCGCCGGGCAGAATCTCGTGCCTGTCACACTCGAACTCGGAGGCAAGGGTGCGACGGTCGTGCTCGACGACGCCGATCTTGACCTCGCTGCAGCTACCGCTGCCAGGGCAGTCTTCAACAACACCGGACAGGTATGCCTTGCCGGCACACGCGTGCTCGTCCAACGCTCTGTGCACGACGAGTTCCTGCGCCGCTTCGCGGAACAGGCTGCACAACTGCGCGTAGGCGACCCGCTTGACCCGTCGACGGACCTCGGCCCGCTCGCCTCCGAGAAGCAGTTCGACCGAGTTTCCCGCTATTTCGCGCTCGCGCAGTCCGAAGGCGGGACAGTGCTCGGCGGCGGGCCGGGAGAGGGCTGGACGTTCAAGCCGACGATCGTCGCCGACGTCTCGCGCAAGGGCCGCGTCTGGCGCGAAGAGGTCTTCGGCCCGATGGCGACCGTCTCCACGTTCGACGATTTCGACCAAGGCATCGCACTTGCCAACGACACCGACTACGGGCTGACCTGCACGCTGTTCTCCGAGTCCGCGGCACGTATCCACACCGCCGCATCCCGGCTGAGGGCGGGAACCGTGTGGGCGAACTGCTACCAGGTCCGCGATCTGCGCGCACCCATGGGAGGGCCCGGGTACTCTGGCATCGGGCGCGAGGGCGGAAACTTCAGCCGGGAGTTCTTCACCGAGCCGCAGGCCGTCTTCATCAAGACATCGCTGGACTGATGATCCAACGCCATTCACCACCGCTCATGCCGGCTCCCTCCACCCCGGGGACTGGATCGACACTAATCGACGGTCAAGACGCGCTCGCGCGCCACTGCCTCCGCGTCGTAGTCGTAGAGCCAGCGGCGGAACGTCTTCGAGTTCTTGATCTCGTCGTCGCGTTGCCTCAGGTCCTCATAGCCGGAGTCGTAGCGCAGTCCGTTGTCGCGGGCGCCGCTCTGGACACGCGTGGTGCGATCAAGGCGGAGCCGCTCGTACTCACCGAGCGCCTCGGGGGCCGAACTGGCGGCCGCAGCCCCGAGGAGGACCGCCAGCGTCATCGCGTCCTCGATCGCCTGATTCGCCCCCTGGCCCAGGTGGGGGAGCATCGCATGCGCGGCATCCCCGAGGAGGGTGACTCGGTCCGTCGACCAGCGTTGGAGCGGTTCGCGATCGTACAGGCCCCACCAGAAGGTCTGCTCGACCTCCTCAAGAAGCCCCTCAACGCGGTCATCCCATCCCGCGAAGTCGGCGCGGAGTGCTTCGACGTTGCCGGGTGCCGACCAGGATTCGCGCAGACGCTCGCCGCTGGGCACGAATCCAACGTAGTTGATCAGCTCCCCTGAACGCACTGGATACGTCAGGAAGTGCTTGCCTTCGCCCATCCAGAGCTGGGCAATGCCGGGTGTCCAGGACCTGAGCCGGTCCGCGCGCACCAGCCCCCGGTAGGCGATCGAGCCCGAGGCGACGGGCTGGGTCGGCTCGGTCACGGCCGCGCGCACGACCGAGTGGATCCCGTCTGCGCCGACGACGAGATCGGCTGTCTCGGTGACGCCGCTCGCGAACTCGAGGACGACCCCTTCCTCGCCTTCCTCAAGGCCTATGAGGCGGTGCCCCGTACGCACCACCCCCTCCGGCAGGGCGGACGTGAGGACGCCGACGAAATCGGCACGATGAAGTCCCAGGGTGAAGTACCGGCCGGAGCTGTCGGAGGTGGTCATCTCGCCGATGAGCGTCCCATCGGCGCGGTAGTAGACCGATCCGTCCCCGTAGCGCGCGGCGACGGACTCGATCGCGTCCCTGAGCCCGAGCCGTTCGTAGACCCGCAGCCCGTTCGGCGCGACCCCGATCCCGGCGCCTACCTCGCCGAGCTGCTGCGCCTGCTCGTAGACGACCGCCTCGATGCCGGCGTTCCGAAGCGCTATCGCGGCGGTCAGGCCGCCGATGCCGCCTCCAATAATCGCGACGCGCATGGTGTCTCCTTGATTATTGCTACTTTTTCATCAGCTTATGGTTAGTCGTGCGACGGTTGCAACGGAGCGCGAAACCGGTGGAAAAGCCCCTCCACGACGACGGGTTCCGGCTCTGACACCGGTCATCCTCATCGCGGCGCCTGCAGCACTTCCGTCACCTGCTGCACGACGTCGAAGCCATAAAGTTCGCGTCGGAATTCCGCGTGAGCCCTGATTTCCGCATCCCTCCGCTCGAGATCGCCCTCCATCGAGTCGTACCGCATGCCGTTCCGTCTCGCGCCGATCTGGACCTCCGCGACCCGCGTTCGGCGCAGCGACTCGTAGGTCTGGAGGGCGGCGGGGGCGTCCACCGGGTCGCTCGCCCCCAGAAGGAGCGAGAGCGCCATTCCATCCTCGATCGACTGATTTGCGCCCTGGCCGAGATGGGGCAGCATCGGGTGGGCGGCATCCCCGAGCAGCGTGAGCCGCCCCTTGGTCCACACCGGGATCGGGTCGCGGTCGTACAGCGACCACCGGAACGTGGACTCGACGTGTGCGAGGAGGTCCGCGATCCTTGGATCCCAGCCCTCGAACTCCTGCCGCAGCTCGTCCGGGTCGCCAGGCGCCGTCCAGGACTCTCGCATGATGCCGCGCGCCGGCACGAAGCCGACGAAGTTGATCAGCTCGCCACGGCGCACCGGGAACGACAGGAAGTGCTTGCCTGCACCGAGCCACATCTGCCAGACGTCCGGTCGCCATCCGTCGAGGTGCTCCCGAGGGACCAGGCCTCGGTAGACGGCGGTACCGGAGAACACGGGCTTGCTCTCGGGATGGACGATGGGCCGCAGGATGGAGTGGATCCCGTCCGCACCGACCACGATGCCGGCGTCTGCCGCCTCGCCGTTCTGGAAGCTGACCCGCGCGACGTCACCGTCCTGCTCGAAACCCGTCGCGCGGTGCCCCGTGTGGAGGACCCCGGACGGCAGCCCGCGACAGAGCAGCTCGACGAGGTCCGCCCGATGCATCCCATAGGTGGCGTTCCATCCGCTCGGATCCGCCACCTGCACTGGGGCGATCTCTCTGCCATCAAAGCGGTAGTACCGCGAGTCCTCACCGACGAGGGCGCCGACCTCCTCGACCGCGGGACCGAGACCGACCCGGATGAGGTGGCGGACGGAGTTCGGCGTGAGATACACGCCGGCCCCGACCTCGCCGAAGGCAGACGCCTGCTCGTACAGCACCACCTCGATGCCCTGTGCGATCAACGCGTTGGCGAGGAACAGCCCTCCGACGCCACCCCCGACGATCAAAACCCGGTTGCCTGAAGTCATCCTTTCCGCTTCCCTTCTTCATTCGATGCGCGCCGGATGCGACACGCACATTCGTCATTCCACGACAGCCCGCCCGGCGACGATGCCGCTGAACACGCTGGGCCCGAAGGCTGTGCCTTCGAGCGCGGCATGACCGTTGATGTGGCCGCCGGCCATCCCCGCGACCTCGCCGGATGCGAACAGTCCGTCAATTGGCCGGCCCTCGCTGTCGAGGACCCGGCAGT is a window encoding:
- a CDS encoding aldehyde dehydrogenase family protein; amino-acid sequence: MSGLSFIPHLIAGQERASYDDSTLDNVNPWTRSTQGTLASGGAREAGDAIAAARSSFESGAWSRLGERQRAALMYALADRMELHAEELAQAETADIGRPLAASRSFDVPRAVGMIRFFADHHSLSTSDVYPMSADFHAFTAYRPAGVVVAISPWNHPLMLGVWKIAAALAWGNSVVWKPAEDSPTSAYLVARIALEAGWPAGVLNVVQGKGAVIGDALIHSSEIDRITFTGSTAVGRLVGAAAGQNLVPVTLELGGKGATVVLDDADLDLAAATAARAVFNNTGQVCLAGTRVLVQRSVHDEFLRRFAEQAAQLRVGDPLDPSTDLGPLASEKQFDRVSRYFALAQSEGGTVLGGGPGEGWTFKPTIVADVSRKGRVWREEVFGPMATVSTFDDFDQGIALANDTDYGLTCTLFSESAARIHTAASRLRAGTVWANCYQVRDLRAPMGGPGYSGIGREGGNFSREFFTEPQAVFIKTSLD
- a CDS encoding AAA family ATPase; this translates as MAPGRNPLDDLRETIGHLADQLKLPGSERVDDLVGDLIGAKPGPARPLSEVQAELDALVGLETVKEQVRALVALLQVQARRKAHGLPEVATSQHLVFLGNPGTGKTTVARLLAEMYRAVGLLQKGHLVEVDRSGLVGQYVGATAIKTDRVIRRALDGVLFIDEAYALAPEDGRMDFGPEAIEVLLKRMEDHRHRLVVIVAGYPRLMESFLLSNPGLRSRFAREITFPDYSVDALQTIFHQMLAQHEYTLEPGADQMLRRIFTGLHAGEDSGNARFARTLFEQALNRQALRLSLDEEQSLDALDREAVMTLTADDIVEAALALGEEPEPEPTPEPERSRWWRWLV
- a CDS encoding FAD-dependent monooxygenase; this translates as MTSGNRVLIVGGGVGGLFLANALIAQGIEVVLYEQASAFGEVGAGVYLTPNSVRHLIRVGLGPAVEEVGALVGEDSRYYRFDGREIAPVQVADPSGWNATYGMHRADLVELLCRGLPSGVLHTGHRATGFEQDGDVARVSFQNGEAADAGIVVGADGIHSILRPIVHPESKPVFSGTAVYRGLVPREHLDGWRPDVWQMWLGAGKHFLSFPVRRGELINFVGFVPARGIMRESWTAPGDPDELRQEFEGWDPRIADLLAHVESTFRWSLYDRDPIPVWTKGRLTLLGDAAHPMLPHLGQGANQSIEDGMALSLLLGASDPVDAPAALQTYESLRRTRVAEVQIGARRNGMRYDSMEGDLERRDAEIRAHAEFRRELYGFDVVQQVTEVLQAPR
- a CDS encoding AraC family transcriptional regulator produces the protein MDAGKMVLTAEVFSGRSYEPPQRRGNSQGHRKDQVVQEDGMPQSDNENSGRLRLYKVPEGLNPEQRFEHWRVWYGSAVETPMRLEKSTSKTPVSFNPTAVNLAGPGFSLIEMHNAPALGSWAPNPDATDVRLAYFRKAPGLTLALNGVPEPISPGSVRFIDTSRGGHFEAPEGFHALQLNIDRSSLNVSEAELGSLLRLPDLAKHPIVGTFLIPALMSWKRPGIDREAPGTADILRSVMATLVGSLLETPVDDEAQRPALSRAIKKYLDASYDNPDLDVMMVAERFNLSRRSLFYFFENEELRLGERIRALRTRKALELLLQAEAKRTTYSEIAATCGFTNVQSMRRAVKEFTGMNVREIHRSETVVHVALHQLRASLNPGA
- a CDS encoding FAD-dependent monooxygenase, with product MRVAIIGGGIGGLTAAIALRNAGIEAVVYEQAQQLGEVGAGIGVAPNGLRVYERLGLRDAIESVAARYGDGSVYYRADGTLIGEMTTSDSSGRYFTLGLHRADFVGVLTSALPEGVVRTGHRLIGLEEGEEGVVLEFASGVTETADLVVGADGIHSVVRAAVTEPTQPVASGSIAYRGLVRADRLRSWTPGIAQLWMGEGKHFLTYPVRSGELINYVGFVPSGERLRESWSAPGNVEALRADFAGWDDRVEGLLEEVEQTFWWGLYDREPLQRWSTDRVTLLGDAAHAMLPHLGQGANQAIEDAMTLAVLLGAAAASSAPEALGEYERLRLDRTTRVQSGARDNGLRYDSGYEDLRQRDDEIKNSKTFRRWLYDYDAEAVARERVLTVD